A DNA window from Zonotrichia albicollis isolate bZonAlb1 chromosome 2, bZonAlb1.hap1, whole genome shotgun sequence contains the following coding sequences:
- the LOC141727159 gene encoding uncharacterized protein LOC141727159 isoform X2, whose product MRRPGRGEEERHRAVLVAPITWSDPGYSENACRNSLLRALEVASPGLLLSTSANNMAPFLLARLLQDRSDLTAPLARLVLLKRGPCVSCPNMSRESLMCKKTKPQSGNFRDSSCPARLYPAVPPPRASFPVRALVTAPRCFFPHADLSNRPNAAQTPPSAPSGTSSSALRAMAVAPGAVRRRRWCSEGSFSPGERFRSHPVGMVVLILLFLVLALVLGAALAVLAAPQIPVTPASLPSVLGCPFDWVGYRGFCCYFSRDYGTWEQAQERCSKLNASLAIVKDEDSMELLFRLCGNVHFWLGLHRQGKHLQWVDNSSYSFRDRVHSDSECVYLADGRLMTGNCANERLYICSKAQAPL is encoded by the exons AtgaggcggccgggccggggggaagaggagaggcaCAGAGCGGTTTTGGTGGCACCGATCACCTGGTCTGACCCAGGTTACTCCGAGAATGCCTGCCGTAATTCACTGTTGAGAGCCCTAGAAGTAGCttccccggggctgctgctctcGACCAGCGCCAACAACATGGCGCCCTTTCTCCTAGCAAGGCTTTTGCAGGATAGGAGTGACCTGACTGCTCCACTCGCGCGGCTTGTGCTTCTGAAAAGAGGCCCCTGCGTCTCGTGTCCCAATATGAGTCGGGAATCACTTATGtgtaagaaaacaaaaccacagtcGGGTAATTTCCGTGACTCATCCTGCCCGGCCCGGCTCTACCCCGCCGTTCCCCCCCCCCGCGCTTCCTTTCCTGTTCGGGCTCTCGTCACCGCCCCTCGCTGCTTTTTCCCGCACGCCGATTTGTCAAATCGGCCAAACGCCGCTCAAACACCGCCCTCGGCACCCAGTGGGACCAGCTCGAGTGCTCTGAGAGCTATGGCGGTGGCACCAGGAGccgtgcggcggcggcggtggtGCTCGGAgggcagcttcagcccag GTGAACGGTTCAGGTCCCATCCCGTGGGCATGGTGGTGCTGATTCTGCTGTTCCTGGTGCTGGCGCTGGTTTTGGGGgcggccttggctgtgctggcag caccacagaTTCCAGTTACACCTGCGAGTCTGCCATCAGTTCTGGGCTGTCCCTTTGACTGGGTTGGGTACAGGGGGTTCTGCTGCTACTTCTCAAGGGATTACGGCACCTGGGAGCAGGCTCAGGAACGGTGCTCCAAGCTCAACGCCTCCCTGGCCATTGTCAAGGATGAGGACAGCATG GAGTTGCTCTTCCGCCTCTGCGGGAACGTCCATTTCTGGCTCGGGCTGCACAGACAGGGCAAGCACCTGCAGTGGGTGGACAACAGCAGCTACAGCTTCCG ggatcGTGTCCACAGCGATTCTGAGTGTGTGTACCTGGCTGACGGGAGATTGATGACTGGGAACTGCGCCAATGAGCGGCTGTATATCTGCAGCAAGGCCCAGGCTCCCCTGTAA
- the LOC141727166 gene encoding uncharacterized protein LOC141727166 produces the protein MGLLSIFTMGELVAITMVLLQLILAIVMLRDKCLWRIRRSSEHPSAARDRLEGQSSAGRARRSAQMGLPRGSSPRGSVSSRRRFPRFIRSCQDSLALFEEHRKELEVQLSQWQWGRGSRGGGMVVHADPHVAPKLLGARERPQSLAVELARPDMNKVTEEGRPKAISRRSSSSSLMLQRRSSGSSPMLQRRSSSSSLMLQRRRSVAINRLLPRLVVIMNPIVLESSCSSSSSVHLESSPGTAAGRLLEQLQAHLQRYREAWQTRRGQRRRSRPRWWRRCWTQLRKRV, from the exons ATGGGGCTCCTCAGCATCTTCACCATGGGCGAGCTGGTGGCAATCAccatggtgctgctgcagctcatccTGGCCATTGTCATGCTACGGGACAAGTGTCTATGG AGGATCCGTCGGAGCTCAGAGCAtccgagcgcagccagagaccGGCTGGAGGGGCAGAGCAGCGCGGGCCGGGCACGGAGATCAGCACAGATGGGGCTGCCCCGCGGCAGCTCCCCGCGCGGCTCCGTGAGCTCCAGGAGGCGCTTCCCGAGGTTCATCCGGAGCTGCCAGGACTCGCTGGCGCTCTTCGAGGAGCACCgcaaggagctggaggtgcagcTGTCCCAGTGGCAATGGGGCCGGGGCAGCCGAGGCGGCGGCATGGTGGTCCACGCTGATCCGCATGTTGCACCAAAGCTGCTGGGGGCCAGAGAGCGTCCCCAGAGCCTTGCAGTGGAGTTGGCAAGGCCAGACATGAACAAGGTGACAGAAGAGGGCAGACCTAAGGCCATAAGTCGACGCAgtagcagcagctccctgatgCTGCAGCGCAGAAGTAGCGGCAGCTCCCCGATGCTGCAGCGCAGAAgtagcagcagctccctgatgCTGCAGCGCAGAAGATCTGTGGCGATCAACAGGTTGCTCCCCAGACTCGTGGTGATCATGAATCCCATTGTGTTGGAGAGcagttgcagcagcagcagctcggtGCACCTGGaatccagccctggcactgctgctggcaggctcctggagcagctccaggcccaCCTGCAGCGGTACCGGGAGGCCTGGCAGACACGGCGCGGCCAGCGCCGCCGCTCGAGGCCCCGGTGGTGGCGGCGGTGCTGGACCCAGCTGAGAAAAAGGGTGTAG